The following coding sequences are from one Microtus pennsylvanicus isolate mMicPen1 chromosome 1, mMicPen1.hap1, whole genome shotgun sequence window:
- the Ppp1r2 gene encoding protein phosphatase inhibitor 2 produces the protein MAASTASHRPIKGILKNKTSAASQVVASAEQPRRTVEEELSKKSQKWDEMNILATYHPADKDYGLMKIDEPNTPYHSMIGDDEDAYSDSEGNEVLTPDILAKKLAAAEGSEPKYRAREQESSEEEDNDLSPEEREKKRQFEMKRKLHYNEGLNIKLARQLISKDLNDDDDDEEMSETADGNSMNIEESNQGSTASGHLQNKSQSS, from the exons ATGGCGGCCTCGACGGCCTCGCACCGGCCCATCAAGGGAATCCTGAAGAACAAGACTTCTGCGGCTTCCCAGGTGGTGGCCTCGGCCGAACAGCCCCGCCGGACTGTCGAAGAGGAGCTGAG TAAAAAGTCCCAGAAGTGGGATGAAATGAACATCCTGGCAACATATCATCCAGCTGACAAAGACTATGGTTTGATGAAAATAGATGAGCCAAACACTCCTTACCACAG TATGATAGGTGATGATGAAGATGCCTATAGTGACTCGGAAGGCAACGAAGTCTTGACTCCAGATATCTTAGCTAAGAA attagCTGCTGCTGAAGGCTCTGAGCCAAAGTATCGGGCTCGGGAACAAGAAAGCAGTGAAGAGGAAGATAATGACCTCTCCCCTGAAGAGCGAG AAAAGAAGCGACAGtttgaaatgaaaaggaagctTCACTACAACGAAGGACTGAATATTAAATTAGCTAGACAGTTAATTTCAAAAGACCTgaatgatgatgacgacgacgaagAAATGTCAGAGACTGCAGATGGAAACAGCATGAATATTGAAGAGTCAAATCAAG GATCTACTGCAAGTGGCCATCTGCAAAACAAATCacaaagttcataa